The Papio anubis isolate 15944 chromosome 5, Panubis1.0, whole genome shotgun sequence genome has a segment encoding these proteins:
- the TCF7 gene encoding LOW QUALITY PROTEIN: transcription factor 7 (The sequence of the model RefSeq protein was modified relative to this genomic sequence to represent the inferred CDS: deleted 1 base in 1 codon), whose translation MPQLDSGGGGAGGGDDLGAPDELLAFQDEGEEQDDKIRDSAAGPERDLAELKSSLVNESEGAAGGAGIPGVPGAGAGARGEAEVGAEALGREHAAQRLFPDKLPEPLEDGLKAPECTSGMYKETVYSAFNLLMHYPPPSGAGQHPQPQPPLHKANQPPHGVPQLSLYDHFNSPHPTPAPADISQKQVHRPLQTPDLSGFYSLTSGSMGQLPHTVSWFTHPSLMLGSSVPGHPAAIPHPAIVPPSGKQELQSFDRNLKTQAESKAEKEAKKPTIKKPLNAFMLYMKEMRAKVIAECTLKESAAINQILGRRWHALSREEQAKYYELARKERQLHMQLYPGWSARDNYGKKKRRSREKHQESTTDPGSPKKCRARFGLNQQTDWCGPCRRKKKCIRYLPGEGRCPSPVPSDDSALGCPGSPAPQDSPSYHLLPRFPTELLASPAERHLHPQVSPLLSASQPQGPHRPPAAPCRVHRYSNRNLRDRQPSRHRTPGLLQEPTP comes from the exons ATGCCGCAGCTGGACTCAGGCGGGGGCGGCGCGGGCGGCGGCGACGACCTCGGCGCACCGGACGAGCTGCTGGCCTTCCAGGATGAGGGCGAGGAGCAGGACGACAAGATCCGCGACAGCGCCGCCGGTCCCGAGCGTGACCTCGCCGAGCTCAAGTCGTCGCTCGTGAACGAGTCCGAGGGCGCGGCCGGCGGCGCAGGGATCCCGGGGGTCCCGGGAGCCGGCGCCGGGGCCCGCGGCGAGGCCGAGGTCGGGGCCGAG GCTCTCGGGCGGGAACACGCTGCGCAGAGACTCTTCCCGGACAAACTTCCAGAGCCCCTGGAGGACG GCCTGAAGGCCCCGGAGTGTACCAGCGGCATGTACAAAGAGACCGTCTACTCCGCCTTCAATCTGCTCATGCACTACCCACCCCCCTCGGGAGCAGGGCAGCACCCCCAGCCGCAGCCCCCGCTG CACAAGGCCAATCAGCCCCCCCATGGTGTCCCCCAACTCTCTCTCTACGACCATTTCAACAGCCCACACCCCACCCCTGCACCTGCGGACATCAGCCAGAAGCAAG TTCACAGGCCTCTGCAGACCCCTGACCTCTCCGGCTTCTactccctgacctcaggcagCATGGGGCAGCTCCCCCACACTGTGAGCTG gTTCACCCACCCGTCCTTGATGCTAGGTTCTAGTGTACCTGGTCACCCAGCAGCCATCCCCCACCCGGCCATTGTGCCCCCCTCAGGGAAGCAGGAGCTTCAGTCCTTCGACCGCAACCT GAAGACACAAGCAGAGTCCAAGGCAGAGAAGGAGGCCAAGAAGCCAACCATCAAGAAGCCCCTCAATGCCTTCATGCTGTACATGAAGGAGATGAGAGCCAAGGTCATCGCAGAGTGCACACTTAAGGAGAGTGCTGCCATCAACCAGATCCTGGGCCGCAGG TGGCATGCGCTGTCGCGAGAAGAGCAGGCCAAGTACTATGAGCTGGCCCGCAAGGAGAGACAGCTGCACATGCAGCTATACCCAGGCTGGTCAGCGCGGGACAACTAT gggaagaagaagaggcgGTCGAGGGAAAAGCACCAAGAATCCACCACAG ACCCTGGCTCGCCTAAGAAATGCCGTGCTCGCTTTGGCCTCAACCAGCAGACGGATTGGTGTGGTCCGTGCAG gaggaaaaagaaatgcattcGGTACTTACCCGGAGAAGGCCGCTGCCCCAGCCCCGTTCCTTCCGATGACAGTGCTCTAGGCTGCCCTGGGTCCCCAGCTCCCCAGGACTCACCCTCTTACCATCTGCTGCCCCGCTTCCCCACAGAACTGCTTGCTAGCCCTGCGGAG CGGCACCTACATCCCCAGGTCTCTCCactgctctcagcctcccaaccccAGGGCCCCCACAGGCCCCCCGCAGCACCCTGCAGAGTACACAGGTACAGCAACAGGAATCTCAGAGACAGGCAGCCTAGCAGGCACAGGACACCTGGCCTCCTCCAGGAGCCTACCCCCTGA